Within the Erythrobacter insulae genome, the region TGGCCAGATCAATCTGCCTGACCGGCAATGGCCAACCCGCATGATTGAAAATGCGCCGCGTTGGCTCTCAACCGATCTGCGCGATGGCAACCAATCGATCATCGATCCGATGGATGCTGTGAAGAAACGGCGGTTCTTCGATCAGTTGATCGAGATTGGCGTAAAAGAAATCGAAGTCGGATTTCCCAGCGCCGGAGCAACCGAATTCGATTTTATTTCAGGACTCGTGAAATCGGGCGCTATTCCGGATGACGTGACAGTTCAGGTCCTCACGCAATCACGCGAAGATCTGATCAGGACGTCTTTTGAAAGTCTGGAAGGTGCCCGTTCGGCAATCGTGCATCTTTACAACGCAGTTAGTCCGGCGTGGCGGGACATCGTTTTCCGCATGTCAAAAGACGAAGTGCGCGAGATTGCGGTGGCAGGCGCCAAAATCATGCGCGAAGAGGCTGCAAAAAGACCGGAAACCGATTGGCACTTCCAATATTCTCCGGAAACATTTTCCACCGCCGAGCTGGATTTCTCGATCGAGGTGTGTGCCGCAGTGATGGAAGTGCTGGCCCCTACCCCGGACAGACCGATCATTCTCAATCTGCCCGCAACGGTTGAGGCGGCAACGCCCAATATCTACGCCGACCAGATCGAATATTTCTGCCGCCATCTGCCAAACCGTGAAAGTGCGGTGATATCGCTTCATACTCATAATGATCGCGGCACAGGCGTTGCTGCGGCGGAACTTGGCCTGATGGCCGGTGCCGACCGCGTTGAAGGATGTTTGTTCGGCAATGGCGAGCGAACCGGTAATTGCTGTCTCGTAACCATGGCGCTGAATCTCTACACGCAGGGCATCAATCCCAATCTGGACTTTTCGGATATCGACCGCGTGATCGAGACTGTCGAATATTGCAACGATCTGCCCGTGCATCAGCGGCACCCCTATGGCGGTGAGCTTGTCTACACCGCTTTTTCAGGCTCGCATCAGGATGCGATCAAGAAGGGGTTTGAAGCCAATTCCGCACAGAATGACCAGCAATGGCGCGTTCCGTATCTACCCATAGACCCGGCGGATCTTGGCCGTGATTACGAAGCCGTCATTCGCGTTAACTCGCAATCTGGAAAAGGCGGCTTTGCATGGGTTCTTGAACAGGACCAGGGCCTTAAACTTCCCAAGAAAATGCAGGCTGATTTTTCCAAGCATGTCCAGCACATGGCCGATCGCCTGGGCCGCGAGCTGAATGCATCGGATATATGGGAGGCATTTCAAGAGGCCTATCACGTACAGACACCCGACAAGCATTTTCAGCTTGTCACATATGAAGAAAGCCGCGCCGCAGATGGAACCCGCCTGTTTGCGGGTACGATTGCAGTCGCTGGCAGTGAACAAAGTGTATCCGGGCGCGGCAACGGATTGATCTCCAGCGTCGTCTCAACACTGGAGGAAAATTTCAACCTCGATCTCAAAGTTCTCGATTACACCGAGCACGCATTGGGATCGGGCCGCGATGCGCGCGCGGCCGCATATTTGATGTGCCAATCGGGAGATCGGATCATCTGGGGCTGCGGAATTGATGAAGACATCGCCACAGCCAGCGTTCGCGCCGTTCTAAGTGCGGCAAACAGCGCGGCTTAATCGCGCGGCGGTTTTCTTTTTACAAAAGGCTTTCCGCCGCCGGGCTTGCCGTTATTCTTTGGCAAACCGCCCTTGCCGCCCGGTTTGCCTTTCGGCTTTCCAGCGAATTTGTCTTTCGGCTTGAAGTCGCTGCTGGATTTGTTCTCGCCATCCCATGGCTTGCCCTTTCCAGCGGGCTTGCCACTCGCTTTGCCGCCGGGTTTACCGCCGGGTTTACCGCCGCCGCCTTTGCGGAACGGTTTGGCCTTTGTATGGCCGCCGCGCGCGCCATCGCGGTCAAAGTCGCGTCCGCTTCCGCCATCGCGGCGGTTGCGCCGACCAGCGTCGCGAGGTGCCTCGTCCGACTGCTCGATATGCACCGGCTTTTCATCCTGATCCGTTTCGGCAGTACGCTGCAGCGCATCATTGAATTTGTCCGCATGCGCGCTCGGGATCTGAAAGAATGTCTCGGTCTGGGCGATGCGGATCGCGCCGATTTCATTGCGCGTCACATGGCCACGCCGACAGATCAATGGCAGGATCCAGCGAACGTCGGCATTTTGCCGGCGTCCAATGTCCATCTTGAACCAGACCGTATCTTCAAAACCGGGCCGATGCTTTTCCTTTTGCGCTTCACGCCGGGCTTCGGGCGTATTGGCGACCAATTCTTCAGGCTCTGGCATCTTGGCGCGGTGCGTTTGCACCAACATTGCTGCGATTTCTTCGGCGCTACGCTCTGAAAGAATTTTCTGTGCAATTACGCGGTCCGCTTCATCAATCTCAACCGGCTTAAGCAATTCAGCGAGCAGTCGCTCGTGGTCTTTCGCTTTAATCGCATCCCGATCGGGCGCCTCGGTCCATTCCGCGTTGATCTTCGCGTTGCGCAACATGCTTTCGACACGGCGGCGACGCGAAAATGGCACGATCAGAACAGCCGTGCCCTTTTTGCCGGCACGGCCAGTGCGGCCGGAACGGTGTTGAAGCGTCTCGGCATCGCGGGGGATTTCCACGTGCACAACCAGGCTGACGCTGGGCAGATCGATCCCGCGCGCTGCCACATCGGTGGCCACGCAAACCCGGGCTCGTTTGTCACGCAGCGCCTGAAGCGCCTGATTGCGTTCTTGCTGTGAATGTTCGCCAGACAGCGCAACAACGCCAAAACCGCGCTCCTGCAAAGTCGCGTGAAGATGCCGCACCTTGTCGCGCGTCCCGCAAAACAAAATTGCGGTTTCCGCTTCGTGATAGCGCAGCAGATTAACGGCGGCGTTTTCCACCTCTGGGGGCGAAACGGTTACAGCCTGATAGGCGATATCTCCGTGCCCACGCTCTTTGCTGATCGTGGCAATCCGAAGTGAATTGAGCTGATACCGACGGGCCAGCGCCTCAATCGGGCGCGGCATCGTCGCAGAGAACAACAGGGTACGCCGCGATTCCGGTGTGGCGTCAAGGATGGCCTCAAGCTCTTCGCGAAAGCCCATATCGAGCATCTCGTCCGCTTCATCCAAAACAACCGCTGCGAGCTCGGACAGATCAAGTGCGCCGCGTTCCAGATGGTCGCGCAACCGGCCCGGCGTTCCAACGACAATCGTTGCGCCGCTGCGCAAAGCCTTGCGTTCTTGTGAGGGGTTCATGCCGCCCACACAGGTGGCAACTCGTGCGCCTGCTTTGCTGTAGAGCCACGCCAGTTCGCGGCTAACCTGCAGCGCGAGCTCTCTGGTTGGTGCAATTACCAGGGCTTTCGGCGCAATCCCAAAGGGCACTTTCCCGTTTTCATCAAGCATTTCGTCGGCAATCGCCAGACCAAAAGCGACCGTCTTTCCTGATCCGGTCTGGGCCGAAACGACAAGATCGCGTCCACGCGCTTCTGGTTCAAGAACGGCCGATTGCACATCGGTGGCCGAGGTGTATTCACGCTCGATAAGGGCTTGCGAAAGGGTGTCGGGTAATGCGGGAAAAGACATAGCTAAAACTCAAGTGACGCACACGCGGCAAAGGCGGTGTACGGGAGGGAATGACCGACAGAATGATGGTAAGCTGGCGGGCGAGACTTATAAGGCTCGCGAAGGATTGCGCCGTCTATAGAGCAGCGGGAAGCGTTTGGCTTGTGAAAAATGCTGCAGCGCGAAAAGACCCTGCGCTTTCCCTTTAATCGATGCTGTGTCAGACGATCATTTCAAAGCAAAAAAGGCGAGCCAAATTGCCTATTCGACGGGAGAGAATTGCATGACCGAAACGATCATTGAACCTGATCTGCCAATTATCGATCCGCATCACCATCTGTGGGATTTGCGCCCTATGATGCCCATGTTCCCAGAGCCGCGGCACCGCTTTATCGAAACGCTGGTTGATGTGGCCTATTATGGTTTTGACCATCTGCATGCTGACGTAACCAGCGGTCATAATGTCATTGGCACTGTCTTTATGGAATGCGGTGCATTCTACAATCCTGCTTATGGAGACGCGCTGAAACCTGTCGGCGAGGTTGAATATGTAAACGGCGTCGCTGCGCAATCATCGAGCGGCCTCTATGGCCCGCTGCGCGCCTGTGCGGGTATTGTTGGCCATGCCGATCTGACACAAGGAAGCGCCGCTGGCGGAGTGCTTGACGCATTGCTCGCGGCCTCGCCAAACCGTTTCAAAGGCATCCGTCATCAAGGCGCCTGGGATGCCGATCCTGAGGTGCTCGGCCCGCCTTTCCATGCTCCGCCCAAACTGTATCGCGATGCCAAATTCCGCGAAGGATTTGCCGAATTGGGCAAACGCGGGATGAGTTTCGATGCATGGGTTCTGGAGCCGCAATTAAGCGACGTGATCGACCTTGCCCGGGCTTTTCCTGATACGCGGATCTGCCTTGACCATTGCGGCACTCCGCTGGGAATGGCGAGCTACACCGGGAAACTGCATGAGCGTTTCGACACATGGCGGCACGGTATAAAGGAACTGTCAGCCTGCGAGAATGTGATGGTAAAGCTTGGCGGTCTTGCGATGCAAAATTGCGCCATGCCCGAAGAAGGCCCCGCTGCTGGATGCGGCTCTGAACACCTCGCCGGATTATGGCGCCCCTACATCGAAACCTGTATCGACGCATTTGGCACGCGCCGCGCGATGTTTGAAAGCAATTATCCCGTCGATCGTTGGGGGGCCACCTACCCTGTGCTGTGGAACACATTCAAACGGCTTACCATCAATGCAAGCGCTGAAGAAAAAGCCGCGCTTTTTGCTGGGAACGCAGCACGCTTCTACCGCGTTGAGGAGGTTCTTGCCTGATTGCAATTTGCAACCTAACGCGCAAGCAAGTTAAATTCAGGAGAGACCAATGCCGCTTCCCGCCCCGTTTGATCGTCTTAGACTGCCGCTGATCGGCTCGCCGTTGTTTATCGTATCCGGCCCCGAGCTTGTGATTGCGCAGTGCAAAGCCGGGATCATTGGCAGCTTCCCTGCGCTGAATGCGCGTCCGCAAACTTTGCTGGATGAATGGCTGCATCAGATCACAGAAGAATTGGCGAAACATAATCGCGAGAATCCTGATCGGCCCGCAGCGCCATTTGCCGTGAATCAGATCGTCCACAGGTCCAATGACCGCGTTATGGCAGACATGGCCACATGCGAAAAATGGCAGGTCCCTCTGATCATCACATCGCTTGGCGCGCGCACTGAAATCTTCGATGCGGTCCGCAACTGGGGCGGGATCTCGATGCATGATGTGATCAACAACAGGTTCGCAAACAAAGCGATCGAAAAAGGCGCCGACGGCCTTATTCCTGTTGCTGCGGGCGCAGGCGGACATGCGGGCACGCAGTCACCCTTCGCCCTAATGCAGGAAATTCGCGAATGGTTCGATGGCCTCGTCGCGCTTTCTGGATCGATCGCAAATGGCGCGTCAGTCCTCGCTGCGCAGGCAATGGGTGCAGACTTTGGCTATGCCGGAAGCGCATTCATCGCAACCGAAGAAGCAAATGCCGATCAGGCGTATAAAGACGGGATCGTAGAAGGTTCTGCCGAGGGCATCGTTTATTCGAACCTGTTCACCGGCGTCCACGGAAACTATCTGCGGTCCTCGATCGAAAATGCGGGGTTGGATCCTGAAAATCTGCCAGAAAGTGACCCTTCAAAAATGAACTTTGGTTCTGGCGGCAACACCAAAGCGAAAGCCTGGAAAGATATCTGGGGCTCTGGACAAGGTGTCGGCGCGATCAAATCTGTTGGCTCTGTCGAAGATCTGGTAGCGCGCATGGAAAGCGAATATCATGCTGCAAAATCGCGGCTTCTCGCCAATTCCAATTACACAGCTTGGCGCGATTAACGCCGACTAATCTGCTTGCGTCGCATCCCATAGGCTTTCCGCCATCGCATCGAGTTCGCTAAAATCGAACCCGGTGCCGAGGGGATCTTTGCGATTGAGCAAGAACCGTCGCCGTTCCTGAAGCAGCCGCGTGCGCAAAGCGCGTTGGAGTAATTTTAAACGCATCACGGCCTGCATTTGGGGCGCTCGGCATCACGCCCTGCGGCAATGCTCCAACGCGCCTCAATCGCGCCAACACGTTGAAGGACCAATTCATTGTAGCGACGATGCGGGCCCCGGTGCAGTGGCATTCCAGTACGGATCGTCGCCGCCTCCGTCGAGGGAAGCAGCAATCCATTCACCCGGAAATCATCAAACCCGACTGCAACACGGCCGATCGAAGCGAACATGTTGCCCAAACATCCATGAGACAGCAATTGTCGCGGCAAAAGATGATGCCTTTGCATGCCCGGATCGTAGCTTGCTGATCTCCGGCAATTCACGGAGCGAAAGGGAATATGTGCGCGCTCATTGCTTTTCAAACGCAGGCTCAATCCTCCCATCGTCTAAGGCCCCGGCTGCATCGGTTATTCTCGCGCAACGCGGACAAATTTTCCATTGCGTGAAGGCCCCATGATCAACCGGCTTCCGTCTGGCGCTGTCAAACGTTCACTCTTGTCGAGCCCGCCGATTAGCACGAGTTGATTTACCAGCCTGACGCCAAGGCGCGTCGCCTCGACCTTGTTATTCGAGAGCGGCGGTTCAATCCGCAGCTCCTGCCCGATCCAAAATTCCAGACCCACCGTCTGCAACGCGCCGTCAACGGTCGAGCGAAACGAAGTTAAGCCAAGTGCGGGAAAAGCCCCGCCATCAAGCCATGCTGATCCGACCGATTCAAAATAACGACGTCCGATAACGCTTTTGGCAGGCGCCCATGCAACCGCCACAAGTTCGCTAAAATGATGGATGAAATCGCAAGCCAATCCGATCATCGCTCTCATAACCGGAATTGAATTGGCACCGCCCGCCAGATGCTTTCCGGGCAAAAGATGCAAGCCTTCCAGCCGGAGTGAGTTTGGCGACTGGTCAAAATCATAGCGGTATTCAATTGCCGGCAAGATCGGCATTGGACCGGGCGCGAGGCCAAGCAGATCAAATGTCAGCGCATCGCGCAGCAGTTCGACCCAGACTGATTGATCCTTGTCCGCAGGTGTCGCCCGATCCTGACCGATCTTTTCTCCCTCCGCCGCGATCAATTGCAACGAACGATCGGCAAATGGGTCAAAAGTCAGCGAGGTCGTGCGCTGCGCTTCGGCGAATTCGCGGATAGACGCTGGATTGGGCCGTTTGCCGGATGCAAACAGCAAATACAGGCCTGCGGGCGAATCGTCGGGACTTTGCGTAATTTTCTAAGCCCCCTCTTAGTCTTGCAAGCGCGTGTGGGCATTTCTCAAATGCCGGCATTTCTGACGTGAATTTCCGTCAGCGTCGAGTCCCCAATACGTTGATTCCCCAACCGAATGGTAAGCGATGTCAAAATAGCCCAAGCCGAACCCCCTCACCGAAACCGTCGCCCAATTCGGAGCACTCTTTCAAGATATGGGATTCAACCACTTTCGTTGCCCAAATTTCTTCGGGGCTTTGAGCTTCAAAGTTGACAATCTTGCGCTCTATCACCCGTTTCAACCGCCACCCTGTCACAATTCGATCAAGCTGTCGCTCAGCCCCCTCTCCATCGGAACCGGCAGCAATTATCGTAGCATAGGGTCTGCCTTCAATCTGACCCAGCAAATCGTAATAGATGCGGTCGAACATCTCTTTCATCTCCCCGCTCAGCGAACCGAGATTCTCGGGGCACACAAAAACATAGCCTGAGGCTGCCAACATTTGCTGCGCAGTTACATCTTGCGCACGCACAAGCCTGGCATTGTCTGAATGCGCCGCCGCTTTGGCCATGGCTTCACTTGCGCCGGTACGGCTGTGCCAGATAATCAGGAAGTGAGACGCGTTTTCCATCCCGCAACCGAAGTCCAATTGACTGTCGATTGTCAATGCCACGCTCTGTTATGCGGATCAGCGATAGAGTAGTGAACACATATGGTATCTCATTCGCTTTCACACGTTCTCGGGGTTTCCCAATCCCTGTCTGGCCGCGCATGGCTCTGGCGAGGGGGTAATATGGATCTGGGAGAGGCTCAAAGCCTAGAACACGACATTCTTTCCCAATTGCTGAGAACGCGGGGTGTGGGTGAGGATGATCTGGCCCGTCATACAGCTCCGACGATGCGAGACTTTCTCCCAGACCCATCTGAATTTCGGGATATGGATAAGGCCGCTGAACGGATCGCCAAAGCCGTAATAGAGGGCGAGCAAGTTACGATCTATGGCGACTACGACGTTGATGGCGCAACCAGCGCGGCGTTGCTTGTCGAGCTGCTGCGCGACCTTGGGTTGGAAGCAGACTATTACATCCCTGACCGGCTGCTTGAAGGGTACGGACCAAGCGGAGAAGCGTTGGTCAAACTATCGGAGAATGGTTCAAATCTGATTGTTACCGTCGATTGCGGAGCAATGGCCTATGAAGCTCTTGGCATGGCGCGCGATGCCGGGGTGGATGTGATTGTAGTGGACCATCACAAATGCTCGGCAGAGCTTCCGCCAACCGTTGCTCTGGTCAATCCGAACAGACTTGATGAAAATGACCTCGCAGCCAGCCATGGGCATTTGGCAGCCGTTGGTGTCGCGTTCCTGCTTGCGATTGCATTGGTGCGGCATTTGCGAACCAAGGGACATTTCAAGGATCGCAAAGAACCCAACCTGATGGCGCTGCTGGATCTTGTCGCCCTTGGCACCGTCGCTGACGTGGCGGCTTTGCATGGGCTGAACCGTGCCTTTGTATCGCAGGGTCTAAAGATACTCACCAGAAGAGACCGTATTGGCATGGCAGCTTTGATGGATGCAAGCCGCCTGAAACGCGCGCCGCAGGCCAGCGATCTTGGCTTTGCCCTTGGCCCGCGCATCAATGCCGGAGGCCGAATTGGCGAATCAACACTAGGCGTGCGGCTGCTCACCACCAAAGACCCCGAAGAAGCGCGTGAAATTGCGGAGCACCTCTCTGCCCTGAACGAAGACCGACGCGCTATTGAAGCCGAAGTGCAGGAGGCAGCAGAAGCGCAGCTGGCCAGCCAGCATAATATGGCAGTGCACGTAATATCAGGTGAAGGCTGGCATCCCGGCGTGATCGGGATCGTCGCGGGGCGCATTAAAGAGAAAACTGGCAAACCTTCGATCGTCATCGCTAATGATGCCGATGGGACGGGGAAAGGCTCTGGTCGCTCGATCAGCGGTGTCGATCTGGGCGCTGCGATTATAGCGGCGCGTGAACAGGGCCTGTTGGTCGCAGGCGGCGGTCATGCGATGGCTGCCGGAATGACCATTGCGACCGAAAACCTCTCTGCCTTCACCGAATTTCTAGACAATCGGCTCGCACGAGATGTTGACCGTGCGCGGGCAGAACAGTCGATGAAACTTGACCTGTCGCTTGCGCCCGGCGGTTTGACACCGGACCTGGTGAACACGCTCGATGCGGCGGGGCCTTACGGTGTAGGATGGCCCGCCCCGCGCGTTGCGGTTGGACCGGTGCGCATCATCAAGGCCGATATTGTCGGGAAAGACCATTTGCGGATTATCGCCGCAGGAGAGGACGGTCGATCGTTCAAAGGTATCGCCTTCCGTGCAGCGGAGACCGAAATGGCGCAAACTCTTCTCCACCGCAGCAAAGGTCGCCGCTTTAATTTGGCGGGACGCGTAAAGATCGATGATTGGGGGCCCCGCCCCGCTGCTGAACTTCATCTCGAAGATGCCGCCTTCGCTGATTGAAGAGCGGCACACATAATTTTTCGCGAAACAAACCAATACGGGCTTGACCGTTTCTTCACACCCCCCTAGATGCGCGCTCTCGCAACGAGCGTGGCCCCTTCGTCTAGCGGTTAGGACGCGGCCCTTTCACGGCTGAAACACGGGTTCGATTCCCGTAGGGGTCACCACCTCCCTCTTGGACCGATCTATGATCGACCTACAGAGGAACCCTTCGAAAAATTGATCCCAAAATCCTTTTAACCTTTAGCGGTTGAGGATAAAGCGCCGTGCCATGGGTAACATCGAAACGATTCCTGTTGCAGGCATGATGCTCGCCGTTGCGACTGTTGTTGCCATGATCATTCTGGGCCTAGACCCAGTCTTATCGCTCTCTGTGCTGGTGGTGTGGTGCGGATCGCTGTTCCTTGCGTCGGGCCGGCCACCTGAAAAGACAAAGATTGTCGAAAAACAATCCTTCAGCCCGGACTATATCAGCAAGATTATTGAAAATTCAGCGACCCCTGTGATGGTAACCAACAAGAACACCATCACAATCGCCAATGCTTCTGCACGGCGCATGCTTGGCCAGTATATGATCGGGCAAGACGCACGCATGGCGATCCGCCATCCCGAAGCGATCTCGCTGCTTAGCAATAATCGCAATGGCCGCGCGATTGTGCGGGGCTTGGTCCGGCGTCAGGACATATGGGAAATCAATCGTCAGACAATCGATGATACCATCGCAGTCATCGAATTGATCAATCAAACCGCCGAAGCCGATATAAGCCGAGCGCACACCGATTTCGTCGCCAATGCAAGCCACGAATTGCGCACGCCTCTCGCCGTGATTCTTGGCTATGTGGAGACACTGCGCGAAGGCAAAGACACCATCGACACGCCCACGGCGCAGAAATTTCTTGGCACTATAGAGCGCGAGGGCAAACGACTTCAGAGCCTGATCAGCGATCTCATGAGCTTATCCCGGGTCGAAGCGGAAAAACATGATCT harbors:
- the leuA gene encoding 2-isopropylmalate synthase, translated to MTMLENPSIKYKSFGQINLPDRQWPTRMIENAPRWLSTDLRDGNQSIIDPMDAVKKRRFFDQLIEIGVKEIEVGFPSAGATEFDFISGLVKSGAIPDDVTVQVLTQSREDLIRTSFESLEGARSAIVHLYNAVSPAWRDIVFRMSKDEVREIAVAGAKIMREEAAKRPETDWHFQYSPETFSTAELDFSIEVCAAVMEVLAPTPDRPIILNLPATVEAATPNIYADQIEYFCRHLPNRESAVISLHTHNDRGTGVAAAELGLMAGADRVEGCLFGNGERTGNCCLVTMALNLYTQGINPNLDFSDIDRVIETVEYCNDLPVHQRHPYGGELVYTAFSGSHQDAIKKGFEANSAQNDQQWRVPYLPIDPADLGRDYEAVIRVNSQSGKGGFAWVLEQDQGLKLPKKMQADFSKHVQHMADRLGRELNASDIWEAFQEAYHVQTPDKHFQLVTYEESRAADGTRLFAGTIAVAGSEQSVSGRGNGLISSVVSTLEENFNLDLKVLDYTEHALGSGRDARAAAYLMCQSGDRIIWGCGIDEDIATASVRAVLSAANSAA
- a CDS encoding DEAD/DEAH box helicase — protein: MSFPALPDTLSQALIEREYTSATDVQSAVLEPEARGRDLVVSAQTGSGKTVAFGLAIADEMLDENGKVPFGIAPKALVIAPTRELALQVSRELAWLYSKAGARVATCVGGMNPSQERKALRSGATIVVGTPGRLRDHLERGALDLSELAAVVLDEADEMLDMGFREELEAILDATPESRRTLLFSATMPRPIEALARRYQLNSLRIATISKERGHGDIAYQAVTVSPPEVENAAVNLLRYHEAETAILFCGTRDKVRHLHATLQERGFGVVALSGEHSQQERNQALQALRDKRARVCVATDVAARGIDLPSVSLVVHVEIPRDAETLQHRSGRTGRAGKKGTAVLIVPFSRRRRVESMLRNAKINAEWTEAPDRDAIKAKDHERLLAELLKPVEIDEADRVIAQKILSERSAEEIAAMLVQTHRAKMPEPEELVANTPEARREAQKEKHRPGFEDTVWFKMDIGRRQNADVRWILPLICRRGHVTRNEIGAIRIAQTETFFQIPSAHADKFNDALQRTAETDQDEKPVHIEQSDEAPRDAGRRNRRDGGSGRDFDRDGARGGHTKAKPFRKGGGGKPGGKPGGKASGKPAGKGKPWDGENKSSSDFKPKDKFAGKPKGKPGGKGGLPKNNGKPGGGKPFVKRKPPRD
- a CDS encoding amidohydrolase family protein, encoding MTETIIEPDLPIIDPHHHLWDLRPMMPMFPEPRHRFIETLVDVAYYGFDHLHADVTSGHNVIGTVFMECGAFYNPAYGDALKPVGEVEYVNGVAAQSSSGLYGPLRACAGIVGHADLTQGSAAGGVLDALLAASPNRFKGIRHQGAWDADPEVLGPPFHAPPKLYRDAKFREGFAELGKRGMSFDAWVLEPQLSDVIDLARAFPDTRICLDHCGTPLGMASYTGKLHERFDTWRHGIKELSACENVMVKLGGLAMQNCAMPEEGPAAGCGSEHLAGLWRPYIETCIDAFGTRRAMFESNYPVDRWGATYPVLWNTFKRLTINASAEEKAALFAGNAARFYRVEEVLA
- a CDS encoding NAD(P)H-dependent flavin oxidoreductase; translated protein: MPLPAPFDRLRLPLIGSPLFIVSGPELVIAQCKAGIIGSFPALNARPQTLLDEWLHQITEELAKHNRENPDRPAAPFAVNQIVHRSNDRVMADMATCEKWQVPLIITSLGARTEIFDAVRNWGGISMHDVINNRFANKAIEKGADGLIPVAAGAGGHAGTQSPFALMQEIREWFDGLVALSGSIANGASVLAAQAMGADFGYAGSAFIATEEANADQAYKDGIVEGSAEGIVYSNLFTGVHGNYLRSSIENAGLDPENLPESDPSKMNFGSGGNTKAKAWKDIWGSGQGVGAIKSVGSVEDLVARMESEYHAAKSRLLANSNYTAWRD
- a CDS encoding AHH domain-containing protein, yielding MGGLSLRLKSNERAHIPFRSVNCRRSASYDPGMQRHHLLPRQLLSHGCLGNMFASIGRVAVGFDDFRVNGLLLPSTEAATIRTGMPLHRGPHRRYNELVLQRVGAIEARWSIAAGRDAERPKCRP
- a CDS encoding flavodoxin family protein, which encodes MENASHFLIIWHSRTGASEAMAKAAAHSDNARLVRAQDVTAQQMLAASGYVFVCPENLGSLSGEMKEMFDRIYYDLLGQIEGRPYATIIAAGSDGEGAERQLDRIVTGWRLKRVIERKIVNFEAQSPEEIWATKVVESHILKECSELGDGFGEGVRLGLF
- the recJ gene encoding single-stranded-DNA-specific exonuclease RecJ gives rise to the protein MVSHSLSHVLGVSQSLSGRAWLWRGGNMDLGEAQSLEHDILSQLLRTRGVGEDDLARHTAPTMRDFLPDPSEFRDMDKAAERIAKAVIEGEQVTIYGDYDVDGATSAALLVELLRDLGLEADYYIPDRLLEGYGPSGEALVKLSENGSNLIVTVDCGAMAYEALGMARDAGVDVIVVDHHKCSAELPPTVALVNPNRLDENDLAASHGHLAAVGVAFLLAIALVRHLRTKGHFKDRKEPNLMALLDLVALGTVADVAALHGLNRAFVSQGLKILTRRDRIGMAALMDASRLKRAPQASDLGFALGPRINAGGRIGESTLGVRLLTTKDPEEAREIAEHLSALNEDRRAIEAEVQEAAEAQLASQHNMAVHVISGEGWHPGVIGIVAGRIKEKTGKPSIVIANDADGTGKGSGRSISGVDLGAAIIAAREQGLLVAGGGHAMAAGMTIATENLSAFTEFLDNRLARDVDRARAEQSMKLDLSLAPGGLTPDLVNTLDAAGPYGVGWPAPRVAVGPVRIIKADIVGKDHLRIIAAGEDGRSFKGIAFRAAETEMAQTLLHRSKGRRFNLAGRVKIDDWGPRPAAELHLEDAAFAD
- a CDS encoding ATP-binding protein, whose protein sequence is MGNIETIPVAGMMLAVATVVAMIILGLDPVLSLSVLVVWCGSLFLASGRPPEKTKIVEKQSFSPDYISKIIENSATPVMVTNKNTITIANASARRMLGQYMIGQDARMAIRHPEAISLLSNNRNGRAIVRGLVRRQDIWEINRQTIDDTIAVIELINQTAEADISRAHTDFVANASHELRTPLAVILGYVETLREGKDTIDTPTAQKFLGTIEREGKRLQSLISDLMSLSRVEAEKHDLPSDIIDLASLVDRAASDAAGPHRIERLELALNCSPKVRGDRQQLEQLVRNLVDNSLKYGTQGTPVKVSLDMTRENFARISVIDIGEGIAPEQIPLLTRRFYRTDPGRSRASGGTGLGLAIVKHIVERHRGRLDIESELGKGTQIVVRMPVALEPIEISEAERTDAAEGSFE